The following proteins are co-located in the Phaeodactylum tricornutum CCAP 1055/1 chromosome 2, whole genome shotgun sequence genome:
- a CDS encoding predicted protein: EYFTYSYALVFTNRFWTLIMSGILLIYLKPRRSKSTVIYEYSFPSISNMLSSWCQYEALRYVSFPATTLFKSFKLAPVMAMGKILGNKSYPQYDYIVALMIGVGITMFMTSTDDLGFGYDVYGAEVSTTWTGIMLLFLFLFFDSFTSQFQSRMFQRHRDLSMVELMFAMSAISTVLSFVTLIHSKELAPALSFVMQHSEIHLHFLLFSLCSTIGQLFIFYTIKNFGAVVFTLIMTTRILLSIALSCILYGHKVSASGFFGLMLVMAAV; this comes from the exons GAATATTTCACCTACTCCTACGCCCTTGTTTTCACGAATCGTTTCTGGACTCTCATCATGTCGGGTATTCTTCTCATATACCTCAAGCCTCGCCGCAGCAAGTCGACGGTAATCTACGAATATTCGTTTCCCTCAATATCCAACATGCTCAGTAGTTGGTGTCAGTACGAAGCTTTGCGTTACGTGTCCTTTCCCGCCACAACCTTGTTCAAGTCTTTCAAGCTGGCGCCCGTCATGGCTATGGGGAAGATTCTCGGTAACAAATCCT ATCCCCAGTACGACTACATTGTGGCGCTAATGATCGGAGTCGGTATTACCATGTTTATGACATCAACCGATGATTTAGGTTTTGGATACGATGTTTATGGGGCGGAAGTTTCGACGACCTGGACTGGTATCATGCTGCTCTTCTTGTTTCTATTTTTTGACAGCTTTACAAGTCAGTTCCAAAGTAGAATGTTTCAACGACACCGTGATCTTTCCATGGTGGAGCTTATGTTTGCCATGTCAGCCATTTCGACGGTACTTTCATTCGTAACCCTGATTCACAGCAAGGAGCTCGCCCCAGCGCTGAGTTTTGTCATGCAACACTCCGAAATTCACTTGCACTTTCTACTCTTTTCGTTATGTTCCACCATTGGCCAGCTGTTCATTTTTTACACAATAAAGAATTTTGGCGCTGTGGTTTTTACTCTCATCATGACCACTCGAATTCTCTTGAGTATTGCATTATCTTGCATCTTGTACGGACATAAAGTTTCGGCGTCAGGTTTTTTTGGTCTTATGCTCGTTATGGCAGCAGTT
- a CDS encoding predicted protein, whose protein sequence is MTSEHRTEPNDRHSSGERRSANAPARPDPRRLEFVITGFGPFRNAAENPSMILANEIESYLQTQAHVDELHSSCAIRETLVLETSAAAVRDELRALQERLAAVDVDTDVCILHLGVNLRGKDFQVESCAYNDADFRIPDERGFQPKHQVIVECLPLGATLESSLNVDGLVENLNATAKGDKTDLPCPDAGKIVASTDPGRFVCNYTYCWSLNSFASDMASCRQCLFLHVPPFENCFQKRAAQSFSSNSQRAL, encoded by the coding sequence ATGACCAGTGAACATAGAACAGAGCCAAATGATCGTCATTCTTCGGGCGAGCGGAGGAGTGCCAACGCTCCTGCCCGGCCAGACCCTCGACGACTCGAGTTTGTGATTACCGGGTTCGGTCCCTTTCGCAACGCTGCCGAGAATCCTTCTATGATTctcgccaacgaaattgagAGCTATCTACAGACACAGGCTCACGTTGACGAGCTGCATTCTAGCTGCGCAATTCGGGAAACACTCGTACTGGAAACGTCGGCCGCTGCCGTCCGCGACGAACTTCGGGCACTGCAAGAGCGATTGGCAGCGGTGGACGTGGACACGGACGTTTGCATCCTGCATTTAGGAGTAAATCTCCGCGGAAAAGATTTTCAGGTAGAGTCATGCGCCTACAACGATGCCGACTTTCGTATCCCGGATGAGCGCGGCTTTCAACCGAAGCATCAAGTCATCGTCGAGTGTCTACCACTCGGAGCCACGCTGGAATCTTCTTTAAATGTGGATGGACTAGTCGAAAATTTAAATGCGACCGCCAAAGGTGACAAAACTGATTTACCATGCCCAGACGCTGGAAAGATTGTCGCGAGTACCGACCCAGGGCGGTTCGTGTGTAATTACACATATTGTTGGAGTCTGAATAGCTTTGCATCCGACATGGCCAGTTGCCGACAATGCCTCTTCCTTCACGTTCCACCCTTTGaaaattgtttccaaaaaagagCAGCTCAAAGTTTTAGTTCGAATTCTCAAAGAGCTCTCTAA
- a CDS encoding predicted protein: MAELRKAEEELQMLCTMYSTLRASLDRPLRDGLPELPERNIGETSGLSIDGRLGASKSNVVLLECLETIRGRVQSLESVVLKFRKRRGENDPVTGNPRYGSKTMDRVNALLGSYENLTAALLRVFDEESTDVLSHGNTGASTPIIHHIRTKAEQEHAVEKARLRQEREAKNRLEAEERELTRKRIEEEQQRAAAEQHRIAEEEVERERIIREAREAERRAQQANARRDREWTDSIAKGTDGVRLYLDQLVHSTIHDPQAKTRAVKALHTMFAQICAHPEEINFRRVRRDHPRFVTDIGQYEGGKELLIAAGFELGTIDDVPCYISKEPNIENDMDGWSAWFDLLKATLEIVNERLIKL; encoded by the coding sequence ATGGCAGAACTCCGCAAGGCAGAAGAGGAATTGCAGATGCTCTGCACGATGTACTCGACACTCCGAGCATCTCTAGATCGACCGCTTCGGGACGGCTTGCCGGAATTACCGGAAAGAAATATCGGCGAGACATCGGGCCTATCCATAGACGGACGTTTGGGGGCTTCCAAATCGAACGTAGTGTTGCTAGAGTGTCTCGAAACCATCCGGGGACGCGTACAAAGTCTGGAATCCGTCGTACTTAAATTTCGCAAACGTAGAGGTGAAAACGACCCCGTCACAGGCAATCCACGTTACGGATCCAAAACGATGGATCGCGTCAACGCCCTGCTGGGATCTTACGAAAACCTAACGGCGGCATTGTTGAGAGTTTTTGATGAAGAATCGACAGACGTTTTATCCCATGGCAACACTGGTGCTTCTACTCCAATCATTCACCACATTCGCACCAAGGCGGAACAGGAACACGCTGTGGAAAAAGCACGTTTGCGTCAAGAACGTGAAGCCAAAAATCGACTCGAAGCAGAAGAACGGGAGTTGACACGGAAGCGTATTGAGGAGGAGCAACAGCGTGCTGCAGCAGAACAGCACCGAATTGCAGAAGAAGAGGTGGAACGAGAGCGCATTATCCGTGAAGCTCGGGAGGCTGAACGCCGGGCGCAACAAGCAAACGCACGACGGGATCGCGAATGGACCGACAGTATTGCCAAAGGCACGGACGGCGTACGACTCTATTTAGATCAACTCGTCCACTCGACTATACATGATCCCCAAGCAAAGACGAGAGCTGTAAAAGCGCTGCACACAATGTTTGCCCAAATTTGTGCACATCCGGAAGAAATCAACTTCAGACGAGTCCGACGAGATCATCCACGATTCGTCACAGATATTGGGCAGTACGAAGGTGGGAAGGAGTTGCTGATTGCGGCTGGCTTCGAGCTTGGAACGATTGACGATGTACCATGCTATATTTCGAAAGAACCTAATATTGAAAACGATATGGACGGTTGGTCAGCTTGGTTCGACTTGCTCAAGGCGACACTAGAAATTGTAAATGAGCGTCTAATTAAATTGTAG
- a CDS encoding predicted protein, translating into MRTTSNNDRASNGQNKRQPYGAVPAFEDADLLEAEGNGFASNCERLKTFPPDTRRTWKAKLTTYVAIAMALMSIVLCMGIILNVVLGGTWGMETIDNEKSQATQARPSSTNTKTLHLYDELGRYILEDYDAQPPFSDFLPALAGYFGKPLYAFYINRGQGIAAFGVESKEYPIMEFHSANVAYQNTALLGFRTFIQGSRQKKDQDSFFVEPFSLLQTRFPNIPLHHNDMDKLLPSSTTPKRYMYVGSNEMQIREVDTAHRLETNVTYFVLPEEDFGSFVKRTTITNTDAKESLTLSFLDGLAQIQPAGGEMEKPLKTIGRTLQGWMGVYSPYDDSDGMMRMPFFRLSTQPNDSASVVVQKAGHWCLSVLESDNDSTLLPIVYDTSKIFGQDTSLLHPVGLSNRPISEILKEKQYGRAKTSSAFAAVDHIKLAPGKSVTISTFFGKANNVLDIPVISRRVLQLGFSQYKVMRTREIIKQITAVVETTTSHPLWDGHVQQMFLDNALRGGVPSILGEIDDDARLRNVDEDPRLKTYHLFSRIHGDLERDYNGFVIKPTFFSEGPGNFRDIAQNRRSDVLFYPRVGSTNLKTFLSMIQADGYNPLSIEASTFTISDVKACLQIATAAVGPADGHRAQREALTDILHSGPFRPGQLFLLMEEQHIDIIIAQQEFIDIVAAAADQHPIAVYKSGFWADHWTYYMDQIQAYLAIYPDWEERILFDERLPYFFSPAFVKPRHEKYVLSVSFDGTGKHVRQLDATEDNDEEKRTYMAEYIENKTGWYDLQANWQHTALEGGIFHSSPMAKLLLLATLKFASRDAYGMGVEYEGGRPGWDDANNGLVGMLGSGMPETYELVVLLRYIRSALHRFDRDLSVPVELVDLINSINKALKTLSSERGDERNKTESLGSEVPSSFFKYWDEVATARELYRDQTKILFQGLTEVLSSKTICLMIDTWLGEIGRGIERAMYFGSRGFNDNGTSGITPTYFSYNVTKWEKTKAINTNGHPFVRAKQFTLNLFPLFLEGPVRMMKTLDSDEAKLVYDRVSSSQLRDNDLKMYLISASLKGQSLDTGREMAFAPGWLENNSVWLHMSYKFYLEMLRHEMFEAFFEEITSGGMLPFMDPQVYGRSLMECSSFIASSSFEDPAIRGRGFLARLSGSTAEFLSMWILIMIGPHPFYIDKTTNLVQMQLVPALPRWLFAEQADDQKPVIRFKLFGSIEVTYVVGLRDGSTFKVEGPSISNDLADKIRRVAFVASIDVYFEH; encoded by the exons ATGAGGACAACTTCAAATAATGATAGAGCCAGTAACGGGCAGAACAAAAGGCAGCCTTACGGTGCAGTTCCTGCTTTCGAAGACGCAGACTTGCTGGAAGCAGAAGGGAATGGTTTTGCTTCAAATTGTGAACGACTCAAAACATTTCCACCAGATACGCGTCGCACGTGGAAGGCGAAATTAACGACATACGTGGCGATTGCAATGGCGCTGATGTCCATTGTGCTCTGCATGGGGATAATTCTCAACGTTGTACTGGGAGGTACTTGGGGTATGGAAACCATTGACAACGAGAAGAGCCAAGCTACTCAAGCGAGACCTAGCAGTACCAACACGAAAACTCTGCACTTGTACGACGAGCTTGGTCGGTATATTTTGGAAGATTACGACGCCCAGCCGCCCTTTTCAGACTTTTTGCCAGCTTTGGCTGGTTATTTTGGCAAACCTTTGTACGCATTTTATATCAATCGGGGTCAGGGTATCGCTGCATTTGGTGTGGAGTCGAAAGAATATCCCATTATGGAATTCCATTCCGCCAATGTTGCATACCAAAATACCGCTTTGTTGGGCTTCCGTACCTTCATCCAAGGATCACGCCAGAAGAAAGACCAAGACTCCTTCTTCGTTGAGCCTTTCTCGCTTTTGCAAACACGATTTCCGAATATACCACTGCACCACAACGACATGGATAAGTTATTGCCTTCTTCTACCACACCGAAGCGGTATATGTACGTGGGATCTAACGAAATGCAAATTCGCGAAGTGGATACTGCTCACAGACTAGAAACCAACGTGACGTATTTCGTACTTCCGGAGGAAGATTTTGGATCGTTCGTCAAACGGACTACAATTACCAACACTGACGCTAAGGAAAGTCTCACATTGTCGTTTCTAGACGGGCTCGCGCAAATTCAGCCCGCCGGTGGCGAAATGGAAAAGCCGCTAAAGACGATTGGACGAACATTGCAAGGATGGATGGGAGTGTACTCGCCGTACGATGATTCCGATGGAATGATGAGAATGCCTTTTTTCCGGCTGTCGACGCAACCTAACGATTCCGCATCCGTTGTTGTACAAAAAGCTGGGCACTGGTGTCTCTCCGTCTTAGAATCTGACAATGATTCGACACTCTTACCTATCGTTTACGATACGTCAAAAATTTTCGGGCAAGACACAAGTTTATTGCATCCTGTTGGGTTGTCCAACAGACCAATCAGCGAAATTCTGAAAGAAAAGCAATATGGGCGCGCCAAAACTTCCTCAGCTTTCGCTGCCGTGGATCATATCAAGCTGGCTCCGGGCAAGTCCGTGACGATCTCTACTTTCTTCGGTAAGGCAAATAATGTGCTGGACATTCCCGTAATTTCCCGCAGAGTATTGCAACTTGGTTTTTCCCAGTACAAGGTGATGAGGACCCGAGAAATTATTAAGCAAATTACGGCCGTAGTGGAAACCACTACATCTCATCCGCTGTGGGACGGACACGTTCAGCAAATGTTTCTTGACAATGCTCTCCGAGGTGGTGTTCCCTCTATTTTGGGCGAAATCGATGACGATGCTAGACTACGCAACGTAGACGAAGATCCACGTCTAAAAACATACCACTTGTTTTCCCGAATTCACGGGGATTTGGAACGTGACTACAACGGTTTTGTGATCAAGCCAACGTTTTTTTCCGAG GGACCAGGAAACTTTCGAGACATCGCACAAAATCGAAGAAGCGATGTACTTTTTTACCCTAGAGTCGGGTCAACCAATTTGAAAACGTTCTTGTCCATGATCCAAGCTGACGGCTATAATCCTCTGTCAATCGAGGCCAGTACATTTACCATAAGTGACGTTAAAGCCTGCTTACAGATTGCTACAGCAGCTGTAGGACCAGCTGATGGGCATCGGGCACAGCGTGAAGCCTTAACCGACATACTTCACAGTGGACCATTTCGTCCCGGACAACTCTTTTTACTGATGGAGGAGCAACATATCGATATCATCATTGCACAACAAGAATTTATCGATATTGTTGCCGCCGCGGCGGACCAACATCC AATTGCGGTGTATAAAAGCGGATTCTGGGCCGATCACTGGACGTACTACATGGACCAAATCCAGGCCTATCTAGCAATCTATCCAGACTGGGAAGAGCGTATTTTGTTTGATGAACGGCTCCCGTACTTTTTTTCACCTGCGTTTGTGAAGCCTCGACACGAGAAGTATGTGTTGTCGGTTTCGTTTGATGGCACCGGTAAGCATGTCAGACAACTGGATGCGACAGAAGAtaacgacgaagaaaaaagaaCTTATATGGCTGAATACATCGAAAATAAGACGGGATGGTACGACTTGCAAGCCAACTGGCAGCATACAGCTTTAGAGGGCGGCATTTTTCACAGCTCTCCTATGGCGAAACTGCTTTTGCTGGCCACTCTAAAATTCGCTTCTCGAGATGCGTACGGCATGGGCGTTGAATACGAAGGTGGGCGTCCCGGTTGGGATGATGCTAACAATGGTCTTGTTGGAATGCTGGGTAGTGGCATGCCAGAGACTTACGAGCTTGTCGTACTTTTGCGATATATTCGCTCTGCGCTTCACCGTTTTGATCGCGATCTTTCGGTACCAGTCGAGCTGGTCGACCTTATAAATTCGATCAATAAGGCGCTAAAAACACTTTCCAGCGAACGCGGTGATGAAAGAAACAAAACAGAGTCGCTCGGAAGTGAAGttccttcttctttcttcaaatACTGGGATGAGGTTGCGACAGCTCGAGAATTG TATCGCGATCAAACCAAGATCCTTTTCCAAGGCCTGACGGAGGTACTTTCCTCCAAGACGATATGTTTAATGATTGACACTTGGCTAGGTGAAATTGGACGAGGTATTGAGCGCGCCATGTATTTCGGCTCCCGTGGTTTTAACGATAACGGTACATCTGGCATCACGCCCACATACTTTTCGTATAACGTTACCAAATGGGAAAAGACTAAAGCGATCAATACCAACGGCCATCCGTTCGTTCGGGCAAAACAGTTTACACTAAATCTGTTTCCATTGTTTCTTGAAGGCCCAGTGCGAATGATGAAAACATTAGATTCGGATGAAGCCAAACTCGTTTATGACAGGGTAAGTTCGTCGCAACTGCGGGACAACGACCTTAAGATGTATTTGATTTCAGCCAGTCTGAAAGGTCAAAGTTTGGACACGGGTCGCGAAATGGCGTTTGCTCCCGGTTGGTTGGAAAATAATTCGGTATGGTTGCACATGTCGTACAAGTTTTATTTGGAAATGCTACGGCACGAGATGTTCGAAGCTTTCTTCGAGGAAATCACTTCGGGTGGTATGCTGCCATTTATGGATCCGCAAGTATACGGTCGGTCGTTGATGGAGTGCTCGTCATTCATTGCATCGTCGTCCTTTGAAGACCCGGCTATCCGAGGACGTGGGTTTTTGGCCCGCTTGAGTGGGTCAACTGCAGAGTTTTTGAGCATGTGGATCTTAATAATGATTGGACCGCATCCCTTTTACATTGATAAGACAACGAATCTGGTACAAATGCAGCTGGTACCTGCCTTGCCACGGTGGCTGTTTGCAGAGCAAGCGGATGACCAGAAACCAGTCATTCGATTCAAGCTTTTTGGCTCCATTGAGGTAAC ATACGTCGTCGGATTGCGAGATGGGTCCACATTTAAAGTGGAAGGTCCATCAATTTCGAATGACTTGGCCGATAAAATCCGTCGAGTAGCTTTTGTTGCGTCTATTGACGTTTACTTCGAGCATTGA
- a CDS encoding predicted protein, whose translation MPPHSSPSDEEDDYQSINLLESPDAQTPPAVSDTTRPTAGTTPSPATQTLHQLSQVETVDLRYDHSQLTRHQSAAPDSSAATSVGDSGSRNNHTPVTRNHPQPRRTSRKPGQANPGKPVQQFRHGLLVQTFPSLRNAALLTGLSRRFLMQQCRAGLTAVHGTTTLTANNTHTEPVHDEWRYALETNTPTVSPLPLTVTQSTSSPDRIAALHNLAERLAPDYQLVHVTVPPPDSVTLTSTTPVVSLGLSITRSELPIALRRHGIPSATDTTNRIRGCRVDALATNSWAGRCGVRVDDWFLHVAEGSTHQAITTSPLIPLVTMASYDDFVTRAKSWGRQQHSTDGTAETLPPMELYLVRRKVTAPPATVVNLADPSAATVNDVPHRGPLVSPNDPRNRDGLALGHPATPAETATVRKIHVHSTPSKTTSTKRSEPKKPPVDSRNPTAHSIRTNRVQAKRTPDKSWILPNPVAFCHKCNGRLVKVHHAWCRKHAQFANSGADDILERITQGVRLGCAACWQEYQKGRILKDEPHNYECLERQKSIPSSSNDEAEPTQSLEKRPREGIAPKKHIRDQDFPLKRRKLTNARLEQPYQRPTDVKPWLAELQDSDVGGNDSDLSAYQDPDAPRRRPNLKVAHRGVQISNTKIGKTAKSKASLVTNGKAKHGIHKLPKESQRPLKKSQSSKGKETSITSTEPKSAETAPSIVQRENSLSRNAYIVEDDFQMAQKPDSVIDDESTSAGVDWESCEDPWGPPGHTEGDVVLFAPATGLGHHETILPSKRYEAAPFSSSTRYCRTHRTPQEGFHALVLRRDPLADRPWGFECCRHEFGGACLVETVEPLSPAASAVFVGDLNKAGSGPGLLPKDLLISINGRLVGGMTEIGLDIELETSGAEMILLVSRYKFSDQLRVRIQKAERKDWDTIDISLNDDRLVDWTDIGSEEQRSGIDEVGQTELKEDSTGELTCSRHIADTQSDDGHSRLSPRCTRTISPVPPSCPTELVVEEILKELSQHEIALETRPQMGCQGLVPTLCSPTPNMASDPGRAQVSNSDSMTGTKGSLVTAEKEAAQIMAAGFAPINGESSRVHQTSLAFLANLPGDVSSTEVSTTGGVPLKSTDRLSPDEVSAHMAIKRSLSQDVNTSQFVKHSYGISPVQLHQDSWIDTRTNTNEQSQCSKQSSNEDKWEDDENAWVGCVCTKIHSKGVRVFWIQCDDCDTWYNVSDNCVGFSQQKAKQLEVWHCWACDHSNVEEKEVVPPSSSAKHVPAVSAEHHNGTPVFRRLDSSKPTKFRLPESEESPSALPAMPVTTRRRRSESQATQSSTTPSDQVFAEGAFVSVQQHAWPGVNNEAGIGQVLKRDKDEDGDVVYDIKYIVGGIKKGILAEYVRSHVF comes from the exons ATGCCACCACATTCGTCCCCCtccgacgaggaagacgattACCAATCCATCAACTTGTTGGAATCACCCGACGCTCAGACTCCTCCTGCTGTGTCCGACACGACGCGTCCGACGGCAGGCACGACACCGTCGCCGGCCACGCAAACGCTCCATCAGCTCTCGCAAGTTGAGACCGTGGACTTGCGTTACGATCATTCCCAACTCACTCGACACCAGTCTGCTGCTCCCGACAGCTCTGCCGCAACCAGTGTCGGTGATTCGGGCTCGCGTAACAATCACACTCCCGTCACCCGCAACCATCCCCAACCGCGTCGTACTTCCAGGAAACCCGGACAAGCTAATCCCGGGAAACCCGTACAGCAATTCCGTCACGGCCTCCTCGTACAGACCTTTCCTTCTCTCCGAAACGCCGCTTTGCTCACGGGGCTTTCCCGACGCTTTCTTATGCAGCAGTGTCGGGCCGGCCTTACCGCAGTCCACGGCACGACGACCCTTACCGCCAACAACACCCACACCGAGCCCGTCCACGACGAATGGCGGTACGCTCTGGAAACAAACACGCCCACGGTGTCTCCCCTCCCTCTTACCGTCACGCAGTCGACGTCGTCCCCCGATCGCATCGCAGCGCTGCACAACTTGGCGGAACGCCTCGCACCCGACTACCAACTCGTCCACGTCACGGTGCCGCCACCGGATTCCGTGACATTGACATCCACCACCCCTGTGGTTTCCTTGGGATTGAGTATTACCCGTTCCGAACTCCCGATTGCCTTGCGACGGCACGGTATACCGTCGGCAACGGACACAACCAACCGTATACGTGGCTGTCGTGTTGATGCACTGGCCACGAACAGTTGGGCCGGGCGGTGTGGGGTTCGTGTGGACGATTGGTTTTTACACGTGGCGGAGGGGTCGACGCACCAGGCCATCACGACGTCCCCCTTGATCCCCCTCGTCACCATGGCGTCCTACGATGACTTTGTCACTCGAGCCAAAAGCTGGGGACGGCAACAACATTCAACCGACGGTACCGCCGAGACTCTGCCGCCCATGGAGTTGTACCTGGTGCGGCGAAAGGTCACTGCCCCACCGGCCACCGTCGTCAACCTTGCTGACCCTTCCGCAGCGACCGTCAATGATGTACCGCACCGGGGGCCACTAGTGTCTCCCAACGATCCACGCAACCGTGACGGTCTAGCGCTGGGCCACCCTGCAACACCCGCCGAGACAGCGACTGTTCGCAAAATCCACGTGCACTCGACGCCGTCCAAGACGACGTCGACAAAGCGATCCGAACCGAAAAAGCCGCCGGTGGACAGTCGAAACCCAACCGCACATTCTATTCGTACCAATCGAGTGCAAGCGAAGCGTACTCCGGACAAGTCGTGGATTCTTCCAAACCCGGTCGCTTTTTGCCACAAGTGCAACGGACGATTGGTCAAGGTCCATCACGCCTGGTGCCGGAAACACGCACAGTTTGCCAATTCGGGAGCCGATGACATTCTGGAACGTATCACGCAGGGTGTACGGCTGGGCTGTGCCGCGTGTTGGCAAGAATACCAAAAGGGGCGAATTCTCAAAGACGAGCCGCACAACTACGAGTGTTTGGAGCGGCAAAAGTCGATACCGTCGTCTAGCAATGACGAAGCGGAACCCACGCAGTCCCTAGAAAAGAGGCCGCGAGAAGGAATTGCGCCAAAGAAACACATCCGAGACCAGGATTTCCCTTTGAAGCGACGCAAGTTGACCAACGCTCGGCTTGAACAACCTTACCAACGACCAACGGATGTCAAGCCGTGGCTTGCCGAATTGCAAGATTCGGACGTTGGAGGGAATGACAGTGATTTATCGGCTTATCAAGATCCTGACGCTCCACGTCGACGACCAAACCTAAAGGTCGCTCACCGAGGAGTCCAGATTTCGAATACAAAAATAGGCAAGACGGCAAAGTCCAAAGCTTCGTTGGTAACCAACGGCAAGGCCAAACACGGCATTCACAAATTGCCGAAAGAATCTCAGCGTCCCCTGAAAAAGTCTCAATCTTCTAAAGGCAAGGAGACGTCGATTACGTCTACTGAACCCAAGAGTGCTGAAACAGCGCCATCAATTGTGCAACGGGAGAATTCCTTGAGTCGAAATGCATATATCGTTGAAGACGATTTTCAGATGGCTCAAAAGCCTGATTCGGTGATAGATGACGAGAGCACTTCGGCAGGGGTAGACTGGGAGTCCTGTGAAGATCCTTGGGGTCCCCCAGGCCACACCGAGGGGGATGTGGTCTTGTTTGCACCTGCAACCGGATTGGGACACCACGAAACAATTCTGCCATCCAAACGCTACGAGGCTGCTCCATTTTCTTCCTCGACACGTTACTGTAGAACCCATCGTACTCCCCAGGAAGGGTTTCACGCGTTGGTGCTTCGTAGAGATCCACTAGCTGATCGGCCGTGGGGCTTTGAGTGCTGTCGACATGAATTTGGAGGCGCTTGTCTCGTGGAGACCGTTGAGCCGTTGTCACCGGCGGCATCCGCG GTATTTGTCGGCGATTTAAACAAAGCAGGATCCGGGCCGGGGTTGCTCCCAAAAGATTTATTGATATCCATCAACGGCAGACTTGTCGGTGGAATGACTGAGATCGGGCTAGACATTGAGCTGGAAACGAGTGGAGCTGAAATGATTCTTTTGGTCTCGCGGTATAAATTTTCTGACCAGCTGCGGGTCCGCATACAAAAAGCTGAGCGGAAAGATTGGGATACGATTGACATCTCCCTGAACGACGACCGTCTCGTGGACTGGACCGATATCGGAAGCGAAGAACAAAGATCAGGCATTGACGAGGTGGGACAAACGGAACTGAAAGAAGATAGCACCGGAGAGCTGACATGCTCACGTCATATAGCTGACACACAATCAGATGACGGGCATAGCCGTTTGTCCCCTCGCTGCACTCGAACGATTTCGCCTGTTCCGCCTTCCTGTCCTACAGAGTTAGTCGTTGAAGAGATCCTAAAGGAGCTTTCTCAGCACGAAATAGCTTTGGAGACGCGGCCTCAAATGGGCTGCCAAGGTCTGGTGCCGACGCTTTGCTCCCCAACACCAAACATGGCTTCGGATCCAGGAAGGGCACAAGTCTCTAACTCAGATTCAATGACAGGTACGAAAGGGTCTCTCGTCACGGCCGAGAAAGAAGCCGCACAGATAATGGCTGCCGGCTTTGCTCCGATAAATGGAGAGTCTTCTCGTGTGCATCAAACTTCGCTTGCTTTTCTTGCAAACTTGCCCGGTGACGTGTCATCAACAGAAGTATCGACTACTGGCGGGGTGCCCCTAAAGTCTACGGACAGACTGTCACCAGATGAGGTCTCTGCACATATGGCAATCAAGAGGAGCCTTTCCCAAGATGTCAACACTTCGCAATTTGTCAAACACAGCTACGGCATTTCGCCGGTGCAACTGCATCAAGACTCCTGGATCGATACACGGACCAATACCAATGAGCAATCCCAATGTTCGAAGCAATCTAGCAATGAGGACAAGtgggaagacgacgaaaatgcCTGGGTTGGCTGTGTATGTACCAAGATCCATAGTAAAGGCGTACGTGTGTTCTGGATCCAATGCGATGACTGTGACACTTGGTACAACGTCTCGGACAATTGCGTCGGTTTCTCTCAGCAAAAGGCTAAACAATTAGAAGTCTGGCATTGCTGGGCCTGCGATCACAGTAATGtcgaggaaaaggaagtcgTTCCTCCGTCATCTTCGGCCAAGCACGTGCCAGCCGTCTCAGCAGAACACCATAACGGCACTCCGGTTTTCCGTCGGCTTGACTCTAGCAAACCTACCAAATTCAGACTCCCCGAATCCGAGGAATCACCATCGGCGCTTCCGGCGATGCCAGTTACGACACGTCGACGCCGTTCGGAATCTCAAGCGACACAATCGTCAACTACCCCGTCTGACCAGGTGTTCGCCGAGGGCGCTTTTGTCTCCGTGCAGCAGCACGCCTGGCCGGGTGTCAACAACGAAGCGGGTATAGGTCAAGTTTTGAAAAGGGACAAGGATGAAGATGGTGATGTCGTGTACGATATCAAATATATAGTGGGCGGCATTAAGAAGGGGATCTTGGCCGAATACGTGCGTTCGCACGTCTTCTGA